The segment ACGCAAGGCCTTCAAACAGGCGGAGAGTTTGCGTTTCCTCTTCGGGGTCGGGGATCTTTCGGTCAATATCGGAGACTTTAGCGAGGAATGGAGCGATGTGCTCTGGCAACGGAGCCTGGTTCCCGGAAAACCCGTGGTCTCCATCCTTGGCGCGGACGACATCAGACGGGAAATCGTTGATCTGACATCTTTTGAAGAGCGGTCACTACTTTTTACCTCCGGTGAAGAGCGGAAACGGGAAGAGGTGCTGGACGGGCTTTTCCGGATGGGATACGAGCGTAAAGATTTTGTCTGGGAACGTGGCGAGATGGCCGTCAGGGGAGAAGTGCTCGATTTTTTTCCACCCGACGCCGAAATGCCCCTGCGCACGTACTGGTGGGGAAACCGACTGGAAACAATCCGGCGGTTTCATCCCGAAACTCAGCGGACTGCCGACACCATCCAACGGATTTTGGTTCTGCCCCGCAGCGGGAGTTTCCGAAAAATTCCCCTGCTTGGTTTGCTTCGCCGGGAATCCGCCGTTCTTTTTTGGGACGGGGCCTATTTTGAAACGACTCTTTTTCGGGATACGCTTCAGGTATTTACCGGACTCTCCCCCTACAAAGACACTGTTACCGTGGACCTTCCGGCCGGCAAACCGCCCAGTTTTCAGGGAAATATCCCCGCACTGGTCGAATGGCTGAAAGCTGAATACTGGACGAAGGTATTCCTGGTCCTTCCATCGGAAAAGCTTGAGTTGATGAGAGAATGTTTGAGCGAAGAACAGGTTGCTTTTACCCGCCGTCCCGAGGATGAGGAGCGAATTGTTTTGTTTGAAGGGTATCCGTCGGAGGGTTTCCTCCTTGACGATGAGGGTATCGCCGTCCTGTCGGCCACGGAAATTTTTGGGACGGAAATACAGTACCCCAGGACCAGAAAATCTTCTCCCCCTGATCCGAATCTGTTGAGGAATATCAAACCGGGTGATTACCTCGTTCACGAAGAACACGGTATCGGAATTTATCGGGGCTCGAAAGAAATGTCTTTGCAGGGGATCCGGAAAGCCTATATCACCATCGAATATGCCGCCGGTGACCAACTCCACGTTCCGGTGGAGAGTCTCTTCCTGGTCCAGAAATACGTGGCCTCCGGGGATACTTTACCCCGGATGTCCCGATTGGGGAAGGACGAATGGTTGAAGATCAAGCAGCGGGTGAAGAAATCGGTAGAAGAGGTGGCCCGTGAACTCCTCGACCTCTACGCCCGCCGTCAGATCGAACACGGACATGCGTTTCCCCCCGATGAATCCTGGGCCAGAAAACTGGAACTGTCATTTCCTTTTGTTGAAACTGCCGATCAACGCCTGGCGATTGACGACGTCAAACGGGATATGGAATTACCCCGCCCCATGGACCGGCTGGTTTGCGGAGATGTGGGGTATGGGAAAACGGAAGTAGCAGTACGGGCTGCCTTCAAGGCGGTTATGGGCGGGAAACAGGTGGCCGTTTTATCGCCGACCACGATCCTGTCCGAACAACACTATGTCACCTTCAAGGAACGGCTGCGGAGGTTTCCGGTTAGGGTGGAAGTGCTCAACCGCTTCAAATCGCCGCCTGACCAGAAGCGAATCCTTGATGAGATAGCCCGGGGTACCGTGGATATCGTGATCGGGACTCACCGGCTCCTTTCCCGGGATATCGCCTTTCATGATCTCGGCCTTTTGGTGGTGGACGAAGAACAGCGGTTTGGCGTAATGCATAAGGAACGCCTGAAACGGTTGAAAGCCGCAGTCGATATCCTGACGCTGACCGCTACCCCGATCCCCCGCACGCTGTATCTGTCTCTGATCGGAACCCGCGATATCAGCATTATCGCTACGCCTCCCCAGGGGCGCAAGGCGGTACATACCCAGGTGTTACCCCGGAAAGCCTCCACGATCCGCGAAGCGGTTGAATATGAACTCAATCGGGGTGGGCAGGTGTTTTATGTTTGTCCACGGATTCGGGAATTGTTGCGGGTCCGGGAAGAATTGGAGGTCATGTTCCCCGGAGCGTCTATGGCTCTGGCCCACGGCCGGATGTCCGGGTCGGAATTGGAACGGGTGATGGAAGGGTTTTACGAAAGAAAAATTCAGCTTCTCCTGTGCACAACCATCATTGAGATCGGCCTTGATGTGCCCAATGCCAATACCTTGATCGTTGATCCGGCCACCTTGTTCGGCCTGGCGCAACTCTATCAGCTCAGGGGACGGATCGGCCGGTTCGATCGGGACGCGTTCGCCTACTTTTTCTACCCGTCCCGATTGACCTTGGAATCGCGGGAAAGACTGGAGGCGATCCTGGAGTATTCGGAACTCGGATCTGGTCTTAAACTGGCGACCCGGGACATGGAAATCCGGGGAGCGGGGAATATTCTCGGTGCCGAACAGCACGGATTTATCCAGGAAATTGGATTTTCTTTATATACCAGAATGATTCAGGATGAGATCGCCCGGTTAAAGGGTGAAGAACCGGATACTTTCGGGGGAACCAGCATTGCCTTGAAGGAGGAGGCGTTCATTCCGGAAAGTTATATGGATGAAAGCGAGCGGTTCGGAGCCTACCAGAGGATACTTCGTCTGCGGGAGCCGTCCGACGTCGAGGCCCTTCGGGAGGAATGGGAGGACCATAGAGGGAGGATTCCTCCGGAAGCTCTGAAACTCCTCAACATTGCAAAGCTGCGGGGTTATGGTAAAATATCCCAAGTGGAGAGCATCGAGGAAAGGGACGGGAAAATCTTTATGTTTGGCTCTCTCGAGTGCTTGGTTCGTTTGAGTGAAGCGAGCAAGGAACGAGGGGTGAAAGGGACCTTGGCCCAGCACCAAGGCCGTACCGCCTTGAAAATCCCGGTAGTGGGAATTGACCGGCTGCTTGAGATATTTGAAGGCTTCAAAGCATCAACCGGGGAACGAGGAACGGCGAATGGATGAGAAAAGCACGGAAGTGCTTTTCCGGGAACTCCTGGAGACAGTTGATATACTTCGCGGGGAAGGAGGCTGTCCCTGGGATCGGGAGCAAACCCGGGAAACACTCAAACAGTTGATGGTGGAAGAGGTGTACGAAGCGCTCGAGGCCATCGATCGGCAGGATGACGCCGAATTGATGGAAGAGTTGGGGGACATGTTGCTGCACATCGTCTTCCATGCCCGTATCGGGCAGGAAGAAGGTTCGTTTACCATGGCTGATGTTCTTCGGACCATTGTTTCCAAAATGAAAAAACGGCACCCGCACGTCTTTGGTTCCGAGGCGGTAGCGGGGGTTGACGGAGTCCTGGTGAACTGGGAAAGGATCAAGGGAAAAGAAAAGGAACGAGAGAGCATGCTCTCTTCCCTCCCCCGTCATTTGCCCGCTCTGGTGTGGGCCAATGCCATCCAGAGTCGGGTCGCCCGGGTAGGCTTTGACTGGAAGAACGCTGAGGCCGTGGCCGACAAGGTCGAGGAGGAATGGAAGGAACTCAGGGAAGCCTGGCGATCCGAGGACGGGAAGCGGATTGAGGCCGAATGGGGGGACCTGGCCTTTACGCTGGTCAACCTGGCCCGTCATCTGAAGGTGGATCCGGAAGAAGCGTTGCGGAAAACCTGCCATCGTTTTAAGGAACGGTTTGCCATGATGGAGGGAGCAGTCCGCCGGGAAGGAAAAAACCTGGTGGACGTGTCGTTTGAGGAGTTGGATAAATTATGGGACAATGCCAAAGAGAACCTGGACCCCAAAAACTGGAAATCGACCTGAGACGGCTTCAGGAAAGAATCCAGGTTTTACTCCCCCTGATTCGCGGGTGGAATCCGGATGTTCTGGTGGCACTTAACCCGGATGGCTTGGTTATGTCCGGCCTTTTGAACCGATACCTTCAACGGGATGTGGAGGTTCTGAACGTCGGGAAAAGGAATGGCGAATACACTCTGCTTCTCGGTCACCTGGAAGGACTCGCCGGCAAGCGGGCCCTTTTGGTAGCCGGCCGGCTCACCGACGAATCCTTGTGGGCTTTTGTCGAAAGCGCTCTACAGAAACAGCAGATTTTGTCGGTATGCCGGTTGATCGCCTTGGGCAAGGGTGTTGAATATTCCTGCTTTCCGGAGTATTCTGAAGATACGCCGCTTCCCTGGGAAGACCGTTGAGGCTGGACGTATTTCTTCGTAATTCACGATTGATCAAGCGCCGTTCTCTCGCTCAGACGGCCTGCCGGAGTTCCCGGATCATTATTAACGGAAAACCGGCTAAACCAGCGACTGATGTCAGGGAGGGGGATGAGATAACGATTGTTTCCCCGACCTGGAGAATGCGGGTGAAAGTCTTGTGTCTCCCCAGCCGTCCGGGAGGGGGGGATGTCATTGAAGTTCTCGAGCAGGAACGGGTGGAGGAAGGCTAAGAAAAACAGGAGGGGGCTGAGATAATGCGGGTTGTTTTTCCTGAAGCCGGTATCGAGGTGGCGGTGGAGCTGGAAACAAGCCCTTTGTCAGAGAAAATCCAGAAAGGGCTTCCCGTTTCGGCTCGTGTGGATACTTGGGGGAAGGAAATATATTTTGAGATTCCGGTAAGAAGCGATATTGTCAATCCACAGGAAACAGTTCGACCAGGTGATGTCGCATACTGGCCGCAGGGAGCCTGCCTGTGTTTCTTTTTTGGAGCGACACCGGCCAGCCGTACACCGGATGAAATACGGCCGGCTAGCCCAGTAGAAGTGATTGGCCGAATAAAGGGCGATGTGAAAATCCTGGAAACCATTCCCTCCGGAACCCGAGTGGAGGTTTACGATCAGTGAACGAGAGAAAAGGGGGTAATTGATCCTTGAGTACGATATTCGATGTAAAGGCACGCGAAATACTCGATTCCCGCGGGAACCCGACCATTGAAGTTGATGTGACTTTGGCCTCTGGCGCCTTCGGCCGGGCCGCCGTTCCCTCCGGTGCTTCGACCGGTACTTTTGAAGCGGTAGAACTCCGTGATGGTGACAAGTCCCGGTATCTGGGGAAGGGCGTCACCAAAGCGGTTGCAAATGTCAATGAGATCATCGCACCGGAGATTATAGGCCTGGATGCGGTGGACCAACCCTCTCTCGATCGCATGCTTATCGAACTCGACGGCACACCGAACAAGGGTAAGCTCGGTGCCAATGCTATTCTCGGCGTCTCCCTAGCCACTGCCAAAGCTGCGGCGGAGTATGCCGGTCTTCCACTCTACCGATACTTGGGCGGAACGAACGCCCGGGAACTTCCGGTACCGCTCATGAACATCCTCAATGGAGGAAAACATGCCGACAGCGGGGTAGACATTCAGGAATTCATGATCGTTCCCTCGGGAGCCAAGTCGTTTTCTCAAGCACTGCGGATGGGCGCGGAAGTGTTTCACAATCTGGCCAAAGTCTTAAAACGGCGGGGGTATTCGGTTTCGGTAGGAGACGAAGGAGGCTTTGCGCCGGCCCTGCATTCTTCCGAAGAGGCCCTCGACGTCATCATCGAAGCTGTCCAAATCGCTGGTTACGAGCCGGGAGGCGACATCTACCTAGCCCTTGACTCGGCGGCCAGTGAACTCTACAAAGATGAAATCTATCTGTTCGAGCGGGAGGGGGCTCGCAGAAACATTGATGAGATGATAGAATTTTACCAGAACATAGTGGAAAAGTACCCGGTCATTTCCCTGGAAGACGCCCTGGCCGAAGATGACTGGGAAGGCTGGAAAAAGTTGACGTTTGCCTTGGGCCGTAAGGTCCAACTGGTCGGAGACGACCTGTTCGTGACCAATCCGGAACGGCTGGCCCGGGGAATCAGGGAGCACTGTTGTAATTCAATTCTTATCAAGCTCAATCAAATCGGATCGCTTACCGAAACACTCGATACCATCGAGAGGGCGAAACGGGCAGGGTATACCTCGGTCATTTCCCACCGGTCGGGGGAGACCGAGGATGCGACCATTGCCGATTTGGCGATCGCGACCAATGCCGGTCAGATCAAAACCGGCTCGCTGTGCCGTTCGGAGCGGATTGCCAAGTACAATCAACTGTTGAGGATTGAGGAAGAGTTGGGCAATGCAGCCATATATCGGGGACGAGAGGTCTTTAAAGTCCAGGGGTATTAGGTTTTTCTGGAAGAAGGTCCTGATCGCGGCTTTCTTTGCAGTCTTTCTTTTTGCTTGGAGTATCGGTTTTACCGAGAGGCTGGTCGACTATCACCGGG is part of the Atribacteraceae bacterium genome and harbors:
- a CDS encoding S4 domain-containing protein: MRLDVFLRNSRLIKRRSLAQTACRSSRIIINGKPAKPATDVREGDEITIVSPTWRMRVKVLCLPSRPGGGDVIEVLEQERVEEG
- the mfd gene encoding transcription-repair coupling factor, with product MNQLGIKRLWSGFEQVADALRRASIVHCSIPFSLRPLLACVLAHRLGRPVFYVALNEEWKRKAFKQAESLRFLFGVGDLSVNIGDFSEEWSDVLWQRSLVPGKPVVSILGADDIRREIVDLTSFEERSLLFTSGEERKREEVLDGLFRMGYERKDFVWERGEMAVRGEVLDFFPPDAEMPLRTYWWGNRLETIRRFHPETQRTADTIQRILVLPRSGSFRKIPLLGLLRRESAVLFWDGAYFETTLFRDTLQVFTGLSPYKDTVTVDLPAGKPPSFQGNIPALVEWLKAEYWTKVFLVLPSEKLELMRECLSEEQVAFTRRPEDEERIVLFEGYPSEGFLLDDEGIAVLSATEIFGTEIQYPRTRKSSPPDPNLLRNIKPGDYLVHEEHGIGIYRGSKEMSLQGIRKAYITIEYAAGDQLHVPVESLFLVQKYVASGDTLPRMSRLGKDEWLKIKQRVKKSVEEVARELLDLYARRQIEHGHAFPPDESWARKLELSFPFVETADQRLAIDDVKRDMELPRPMDRLVCGDVGYGKTEVAVRAAFKAVMGGKQVAVLSPTTILSEQHYVTFKERLRRFPVRVEVLNRFKSPPDQKRILDEIARGTVDIVIGTHRLLSRDIAFHDLGLLVVDEEQRFGVMHKERLKRLKAAVDILTLTATPIPRTLYLSLIGTRDISIIATPPQGRKAVHTQVLPRKASTIREAVEYELNRGGQVFYVCPRIRELLRVREELEVMFPGASMALAHGRMSGSELERVMEGFYERKIQLLLCTTIIEIGLDVPNANTLIVDPATLFGLAQLYQLRGRIGRFDRDAFAYFFYPSRLTLESRERLEAILEYSELGSGLKLATRDMEIRGAGNILGAEQHGFIQEIGFSLYTRMIQDEIARLKGEEPDTFGGTSIALKEEAFIPESYMDESERFGAYQRILRLREPSDVEALREEWEDHRGRIPPEALKLLNIAKLRGYGKISQVESIEERDGKIFMFGSLECLVRLSEASKERGVKGTLAQHQGRTALKIPVVGIDRLLEIFEGFKASTGERGTANG
- the eno gene encoding phosphopyruvate hydratase, which translates into the protein MSTIFDVKAREILDSRGNPTIEVDVTLASGAFGRAAVPSGASTGTFEAVELRDGDKSRYLGKGVTKAVANVNEIIAPEIIGLDAVDQPSLDRMLIELDGTPNKGKLGANAILGVSLATAKAAAEYAGLPLYRYLGGTNARELPVPLMNILNGGKHADSGVDIQEFMIVPSGAKSFSQALRMGAEVFHNLAKVLKRRGYSVSVGDEGGFAPALHSSEEALDVIIEAVQIAGYEPGGDIYLALDSAASELYKDEIYLFEREGARRNIDEMIEFYQNIVEKYPVISLEDALAEDDWEGWKKLTFALGRKVQLVGDDLFVTNPERLARGIREHCCNSILIKLNQIGSLTETLDTIERAKRAGYTSVISHRSGETEDATIADLAIATNAGQIKTGSLCRSERIAKYNQLLRIEEELGNAAIYRGREVFKVQGY
- a CDS encoding cyclophilin-like fold protein gives rise to the protein MRVVFPEAGIEVAVELETSPLSEKIQKGLPVSARVDTWGKEIYFEIPVRSDIVNPQETVRPGDVAYWPQGACLCFFFGATPASRTPDEIRPASPVEVIGRIKGDVKILETIPSGTRVEVYDQ
- the mazG gene encoding nucleoside triphosphate pyrophosphohydrolase, encoding MDEKSTEVLFRELLETVDILRGEGGCPWDREQTRETLKQLMVEEVYEALEAIDRQDDAELMEELGDMLLHIVFHARIGQEEGSFTMADVLRTIVSKMKKRHPHVFGSEAVAGVDGVLVNWERIKGKEKERESMLSSLPRHLPALVWANAIQSRVARVGFDWKNAEAVADKVEEEWKELREAWRSEDGKRIEAEWGDLAFTLVNLARHLKVDPEEALRKTCHRFKERFAMMEGAVRREGKNLVDVSFEELDKLWDNAKENLDPKNWKST